AGCTTACCGGCGGCGTCCACAACCTCTTCATCCACGACGGTCACGTGTACGCGGTGAACAATGGGCGCCGCTTCGACGTGATCAACATCGAGGACCCGGCCACCCCGCATCGCGTGGGCCGGTTCGAACTCGACACGCCCGGGCACGCGATCCACGACATTTGGATCGTGGACGGGATCGCGTACACCTCGAACTGGGGCGACGGGGTCGTGCTCATCGACGTGGGGGGCGGCGACCGCGGCGGCTCTCCGTCCAATCCGGTCGAGATCGCGCGCTTCCGCGACATCGGCGGGCGGACGCACGCCGCCTTCCCGTACCGGAGTCCGACGGGGCGCTTCTACGTGTTCATGGGAGACGAGGCGGGGCGTCCGGGCTTCGACGGACAGGACCCGGATCGCACGCCGATGTTCATGTCGGGCTACATACACGTGGTCGACTTCACGGACCCGGAGAACCCGGAGGAGGTCGCGCGTTACGAGATCCCCGAGGCAGGCTCGCACAACATGTGGATCGACGACGACAAGCTGTACGCGGCGTTCTACAACGGCGGGCTGCGGGTCCTCGACATCTCCGGCGAGCTGAAGGGGAACCTGGGCGAGCAGGGCCGGGAGATCGCACGCTACATGGCGTACGATCCGGACGGCGTAGTGGCGAACGCGCCCTTCACCTGGGGGCCGCAGATCCACAAGGGGAACCTCTTCTTCGCGGAGTACTTCAGCGGGCTGTGGGCGGTGAAGCTCCAGCCGCGCCAGGAACTCGTCCCGTAGCCGGATCGAGCTCGGTGCGGGTATCCGCCCGGATCAACGGCGTGGCGTGGTCCGGGGAGGTGGAGCCGCGCCTCCTCCTGTCGGACTTTCTGCGCTCCGACGTCGGGCTCACCGGCACGCACGTGGGATGCGAGCACGGGGTGTGCGGGGCGTGCACCGTGCAACTGGACGGGGAACCGGTTCGGGCCTGCCTCATGTTCGCGGTACAGATCGATGGGCACGAGGTGACGACCGTCGAAGGGCTCGCCACGGCGGCGCCCGGGGAAGCGATCTCCGTCGAACAGTTGCACCCGGTCCAGCGGGCGCTGCACGAGGCGCACGGTCTGCAGTGCGGCTTCTGCACCCCCGGCATCCTGATGACGGCGGAGGCCTTCCTGCGCGAGAATCCGGCGCCTTCGCGGGGGGAGATCCGCGAGGCGGTGTCCGGGCACCTGTGCCGCTGCACCGGCTATCACAACGTCGTGGAGGGCGTCGCGCTCGCGGCCGAGCGCCTCGCGGCGGAGGGGGAACCGTGAGCCGGGCGGGCGGGACGTGGGTCGGAGCGCGGGTGCCGCGCAACGAGGACGCGCGGCTGCTGACCGGCCGCGCGCAGTTCGTGGAGGACGTCGAGCCGCCGGGCACGTTGCACGTCGCCTTCGTGCGCAGCGACCTGCCTGCCGGCCGGCTGCGCGCGCTCGATGTGGCGAGCGCTCGGGCGCACCCCGGCGTCCACGCCGTCTTCACGGCCGCCGACCTCGGTCCGCTCCTGCGTCCCGGCGCCGTGCTCGTCCCGCCGCCGCCGCTCGAGGGGCTCGTGTTCCACGCGCGCACGGCGCTCCCCCTCGTCCGCGAGCGGATCCGGCATCAGGGCGAGGCGCTGGCGATGATCGTGGCGGACAGCCGCTACGTGGCCGAGGACGCGGCCCAGCTCGTGGAGGCGGACATCGAGCCGCTCGATCCCGTCGTGGACCTCGGGCGGGCGCTCGATGAGGACGCGCCTCGCGTGCATGAAGACCTCCCGTCGAACCTCGCCGCGCACGTCCGGCAGGCGAAGGGGGACTACGCCGCCGCCCGCGCGCGGGCCGATCTCGTCCTGGAGCGGCGCTTCAGCTACGACCGGGGGATCGGGGGCGCGATCGAGAACCGGGCCGTCGTGGCGGAGTGGGACGCGCGGGCCGACCGGTTGCAGGTATGGGATACGACACAGGCCCCCATCCCCGTGCGCAACGTCGTGGCCGCGGCGCTCGGCCTGTCGGAGTCGCAGGTGCGCTTCATCGCCCCCTTCGTCGGCGGCGGCTTCGGCCCGAAGATCATGTTCTACGCGGAGGAGATCCTCATTCCCTGGGCCTCGATCCGACTGGGGCGGCCCGTGAAGTGGGTCGAGGACCGGTACGAGAACTTTTTCGCCACCACACAGGAGCGGGGGCAACTGCACGAGGCGGAGATCGCGGTCACGCGCGAGGGCCGGATCCTGGGCGTGCGCGACATCTTCATCCACGACTCGGGGGCGTACGACCCCTACGGTCTCACGATCCCCATCAACAGCCAGTGCACGCTGCTCGGGCCCTACCGGGTGCCGAACTACGAGAGCGAGTTCCGGGTCGCCTTCACGAACAAGCCGATCGTCACGCCCGTGCGCGGCGCTGGCCGGCAGCACGGCGTGTTCGTCATGGAGCGCCTGCTCGATCTCGCGGCGCGCGGCCTCGGCATCGATCCGGTCGAGATCCGCCGCCGCAACGTGATCGGTTCGGACGAGTTCCCTTACAACCAC
The sequence above is a segment of the Candidatus Palauibacter australiensis genome. Coding sequences within it:
- a CDS encoding xanthine dehydrogenase family protein molybdopterin-binding subunit, giving the protein MSRAGGTWVGARVPRNEDARLLTGRAQFVEDVEPPGTLHVAFVRSDLPAGRLRALDVASARAHPGVHAVFTAADLGPLLRPGAVLVPPPPLEGLVFHARTALPLVRERIRHQGEALAMIVADSRYVAEDAAQLVEADIEPLDPVVDLGRALDEDAPRVHEDLPSNLAAHVRQAKGDYAAARARADLVLERRFSYDRGIGGAIENRAVVAEWDARADRLQVWDTTQAPIPVRNVVAAALGLSESQVRFIAPFVGGGFGPKIMFYAEEILIPWASIRLGRPVKWVEDRYENFFATTQERGQLHEAEIAVTREGRILGVRDIFIHDSGAYDPYGLTIPINSQCTLLGPYRVPNYESEFRVAFTNKPIVTPVRGAGRQHGVFVMERLLDLAARGLGIDPVEIRRRNVIGSDEFPYNHEVMYQDFAPLRYDSGSYEESLEEAVRLVGYDETFPRERERARADGRVVGVGVVNYVEGTGIGPYEGARITVEPSGTVRLATGVGTQGQGHFTSFAQIVADAIGVAPSDVRVVTGDTSDFHWGTGTFASRGAVVAGNAIHAAAQSVREKILRHAADALEVDPEDLELVDGAARVRGAPDLSVDLGALAVSANPLRGAVQPGTEPGLEATSYFGPPYGTTANGTHAIVVAVDAETAMVEILRYIVVHDCGTVINPTIVEGQIHGGVAAGIGNAFYEELVFDEFGGTSNASFMDYLLPTSTDVPPIETAHLETPSTLNPLGTKGVGEGGAIPVAAAFAQAVEDALADIAPELEILDIPLSPGRLFELLRGAS
- a CDS encoding (2Fe-2S)-binding protein gives rise to the protein MRVSARINGVAWSGEVEPRLLLSDFLRSDVGLTGTHVGCEHGVCGACTVQLDGEPVRACLMFAVQIDGHEVTTVEGLATAAPGEAISVEQLHPVQRALHEAHGLQCGFCTPGILMTAEAFLRENPAPSRGEIREAVSGHLCRCTGYHNVVEGVALAAERLAAEGEP